In Lycium barbarum isolate Lr01 chromosome 9, ASM1917538v2, whole genome shotgun sequence, the DNA window AAAACAATTTCGCAGTTCTAACCTGCAGAAAGCAAACACCTAGAACCAGAAAATGCAAAAATTGCTCTCAAGAAAGACAAGTTGCAACGGCAAGGGTGTTGAATGTTTTAGGTATAACATTATTTGACGTGAAACAAAAACCCCGCCTACTAAAGTGTTTGCCAAAGTAACCTAATTAGGAAGGATATTGTCCCCGTTGACTCTCATTTGAACAATTTGAAAAGAAAGGAAACAAGGGCTCACAAAGGGACATTAGGAACTTCTCCACTTCTTTTTACACTTTTCACTAAACATGAACTTTTCTAATGATTTAGATAACTCGATGCTCTTTCTGAAAAGCTACATTTTATCCGACACATTCTGCTTTCTAAACAACTTGAATACGAGGTTCGCTCCTTGTTCATCATAAACCTTACTCAACCACAAAGGTAGGGATGCTCTTAATAGTGAATTAGCCAAAATCCTTGTTGCTAAATAACTGCAGATCAGCATTTTGAGCTCAAAGCTTTTTGGTGAAATGGACACATAATAGCAGTAACATAATTTTTAAAACATTAGCAATAAATGTTGGCATATGGAATATAAAGGGTCCAACGGAGTGAAATGGATAGTAATACAGCGGACCTCAGGTTGGGCCAGTTGTATTTTTGTGTATCATGCATAGGCATAAATCCATGACTTGTATGCTAGAAAAACCATAGATCCCTCCCCCCCAAAAAAACATGCCAATGCAAGAAAAACCCCACAAGAGACAAGGAAATACCAAGAGGGCACAAATATTGGAAGTTCATACTAAGCATAGGCATGTATAAGCAATATAAGTAACAAGGGGAGTTATGAAAATTAATAAGTTTACCTTCATCACTGGATGTTTTCTTAAGCCTGCAAAATGAAAGAATTCTCTTTCCACTAATTCCCCAGTACCCCAATGCTTGAAATGTCTTTACAGCGTTGGGAGAATCAGAATCCCTGGCTCGAAAGGTGTTGTAACACCAATATCCAGCAGCAAGTGATGTGTTCACAGTCACATTTTCGACAAATTCGAATCTTTTATTCTAATAAAGAGAAGAAACCCAAATTACAAGGGcagataactttttttttttctctaataaCCAAAAGGATTAATAGCGCTTTTGGTCCCTCAATTATATGTAGATTCTACTTTCCGTCCTTGTAAGATTTGACTAAGCTCATTTAACCTCCAATTACTTCAAACATGCACTTTTGATCCGTTTGTTTATGAATATTCACATATTTTCAGGATTATTAACCCTTCTGTGTTTAATTATCCATGTGCTGTCCTGTTCAAAAAAAATTATCCATGTGCTATGTAAACTTGTATTGTTCCTCCATATTTCAGGGcattatgtttttttttctttctggaaAATGGTAATGTACCATATTTCAGGGCAGTATACTTCTAAATAGTTCAAAtataacacatttccttcctcAAATGGACCAAAAACACGCattttaataattgaaagttaaaTGTGTCGAGTCATATATCACAAGGACCAAAACTAGAATTTACCAATAactaaaggaccaaaactgctaTTATCCCTAACCAAAAAAGAACAAGTCAGTGCACTTACATTCTGCAAATTGTAAGCATCAATAGCTAAGCAGGAAATCTCAATAAACCTTGGGTCGTGCTCTTCACCCCCCCGGTGTGGAATAATTGGAGCTCCAATACTCACACCCAATTCCACATCCAAAGTGATATCAAAACCCTAATTGCATAAACCAACAAGACAGATAAatcaaaaacaaacaaaaaaaatacaaCTATAAAAAGCATCATACTAATAATGTAGGTAGCTACCTTGCTCTCATCAATACCATAAGTTATACAACGTTTGGTGGGTTTTTTGTCTTTCCACGTAAAAAATATCATTGCTAATACAATGTTTAATTCATGTTTCTCTCTTCCGCATAACTAATACAAGTATAAATCATGTAGAAacctatgtattattttatgcaggctAGAAGATAGAATAacttatacatgaataactaatacatgaataactaataTATGAAACAACTAGTACTTGTATTACAATGAAGCAGAATGACTTTCGGACCTATAGAGTACGTAAGAAAGATGGGCTGGTGCTTGCAATGGTTGTACCAAGTGCAGTTAGTGTAGTTCACACCTGTGGATAGTTGATTTACAGAAAAAGTACACAAGTTTCATTGGTTGTACCTGAATCCCTTAAGTTTGGTTTCTTTATTAACGCAATTACCCCATTATAGACCCATAAGTTAGCTAGGGCTTCTCCCTTATATTCTGCTATGTAACCCTTTTGGAACTTTATCAATTACCTATATCTAGTATAGCTTAGCTTAACTACTTTAGTTGTAGATTTTAGCTCAAAATCCATTCTGCAACATACTAATAACAGCATACATGCGTAACGAAATCATATATTACTGATATCTGCATAAACTCTAACCAAAACCAAACAACCCTTAATTGCATAAACCAACAAGAAGGACAaatcaaataaaaagaaaaaaaaaaaaacaagtgcaAAAAGCACCATACGAATAACGTAGGTAGCTACCTCGCTCTCATCAATATAAATGTTTTTCTTTTCCGCataactaatatatgtataaattatgaAGAAACCTATGTATTCTTGTATGCAGGGCATAACTTATACATGAACAAGTAATACCCATATTACAAATATATGCATAACTAATACCCGCATACACGCATAACTACATCATGTATTACTAATATATGCATAAttctaaccagctaccaaatgATCCCCTAATTGCATAAACCAACAAGACACGACAAATCAAAAACACAACAACATAGCCAGTGtggtcccacaagtggggtctggggagggaaagaggtacgcagaccttacccctaccttggcaCCCTGGGCTGGAAACATGATAGGAATAACGTACATCCTTTGGTTACCAGCATACATATCATCATCAGAATCATACTCTTCTGTTTCCACATTATTCTTCACACTAATTTCCTCTTCCAATTTTCGCTTCCCCTGACGAGCAACCTCTGCCATCCTTTTAGTCCTAACCCTAAACGCGGCTTTCCcaaatttataaatattgttgCTTTCCCCCAATCTGCGAATTCAATTATTTAAGTGGCATCTGATGTTAGCCCACATAATAAAAACTGCAGCAGATACACGCCCAATTTAGCTGTGAAGGCGTTTGGCtgtgaaaaccaaatatttttcactttttttggggaattttaaagttggagttgtgtttgcttatagtttttgtaaagaatatttggttgtttgaatgtagtGAAAGTCACTAAAGTGAAAAAAGGTGAAAATAAggtttagttatttttcaaatttcataTACAAATTCAAGTTGTATTTCTAATTTTCATAGTCAAACGCTGATttcaaaataaagtgaaaaaagaaaaaattctcatggccaggCGGGTCCataataatttcaataatatacaatccagcataaaataatacattCACGTAGCTATATTTTTAATTCACATCCAGAtagccaatattttttttttttgcagtagTGCTTATAAACAcgatatataatattatacactTACTACAGACAATGTGTAAactttgtataaaagtgtataataatgtataaaagggccatttcgggtaaATAACTTCTCCAAATAGACATACAATGTTATTTTTCCTATTATATACTAGTTGCAAGAGGTCCGTGTGAAGCCTGAACCCAAATTTTTAATAGAAACATAGTACTTTTTTCGTTTCAAATTATCTGAAGGTGTTATTATTTGGGATGTCAAACTATTTTtgtttgattattattttctcaaaCTTCTTTAAGATGCCTTGATATATTATTTTCCCCAAATGTGTGAAATTTTTGCGAATTCAATTATTTATGTGGCACGTGATGTTAGCCCGCATAATAATACTGCAGATGCAAATAGTGGCCCAATTGACACATGCCCACTTTAGTTGTCAATATATATGCTGGTACAAGATAGTAAAAAAATTGGGAAAATTACGTGATATGGCAAACATATAGACTGTATAAACAAAACGTAGCTTTAGTGTTAAAAATTTACGAAACATAGCTATTGTCAAATTAGTGCTGACACAACTCTTTCGCGCGATTTTCAACTGATACAGCTGAATTGATACCCGTATGATACAGCTCTTCTACCTAATATAACAATTGTAACTACATTTCGTAAATATACTACTGTAGCTATGTTTGGTAATTACGTTGTATACTATAcctatttatgaaattttccttACAAATTTCATGGCATGCTTTATTTGGGCATTGTCATTTAACTTGcactcaatttttagaattaatttACTTCAGATAAAAGACTGTTGCCTCAAATTTCAGGTAATGACGGGAAAACGTTTCTTCATCGTTGTTTCTTTCACTCCTTTGTTTCAATAAATATTTTTCATCCTATAAATGTATACAGTAAAAATCGGACATGTGATAGACCGATGAGATCAGAGATCGAGGGAAGAAAGAGAAAGTACGAGCAGGAAGACTTCCATTCgaaccggaggagtgcttgatctGAAGAAGGCGAAGGAaaccgtttggtccggtttctccatagccgatttgatcgtggccgttggtccgggtgatctgttatacaattgccacgcgtcaagaccgttttGCCATATTGTACTGTCAACCGtatgggtgtcagaccgtacgaccaaccttatccttttttagggtttttctttattcaaaagggctttatgttgtatgaagcccataaggcaaaactataaatagggccattaccctacttttaggggttggcttcTTGAGATCTAgcacattgtaatagcaaaatatataaaatctctccctctcattctctgattttggtccggatttattgtgttctttagctttattcaatCAAAcaatactcaatacattatttaatatatatatatatatttagtgtaaaccatcgattattattcacttgCTCGTAACAAATCTAAATTCATTTTTTCCCAATCAAATAGATTAAAGcccaaccacatatcctatacctcatatacaaattcaattgattacctaaattcggggtaaacagtttggcgcccactgtggggctaggataatagtggtctttgatcttagCTTCTGATCTCTTACCTGTCAGAATCGAAAAAATCTTTGgttcgtctctgtgaaaacggaccaaatggctaacaatggacaatctggtcacgtcaacaacaatgagatagtggccgaaaatgaagacagtgggccacgaggattaccagcaaaccccgctgatccgaaccccattaattcgagggagggcctcaaccgacaaaacaccgtgaatcaggagaatgtcgtcccgccggccaccgatcctttaaatactcacaattcaattactttgtcccggactcaAGGTCGGAAagtaccggataccccgaatgataatattgacttacgtttaatttttgaaatgttgcaggaacagagagcagcgattgccgaacaaggaatcgcaatagcccagttgcaaaacaaAAGTGATAAGACGACCCCGGAAAGGGCGAAAGGTGTTGCTGAACCTAGAAGGGACGAGAcgcggatggttgagagcaatgggtccggagctggttcatccaccgaagttctgagaatgctTGAAACATTGGCgtagcgggtagactcgaccgaaaagagggtgaaaacatataactctcgggtagACCAAATCCCgagggctccgcctattctgaaaggactAGATTCGAAGAGGtatattcaaaggccttttcctccgagtgcggccccgaaattaatcccgaagaggttcaagataccggatatccagaaatatggcggcacaacggaccctcaggaacacATGACTTCATACACTTGCGCTATAAAAGGTAATGATGTGGAAGAAGATGAAATCGAATCCTTGTTGCTGaagaagttcggggaaactctgtcaaagggagcactgacttggtatgaccatctgcctgagcattcaatcacttctttcgaaatgctcgccgatgcgttcgtaaaagcacacgccggtgccaaaaaggtgcaggcccgtaaggcggatattttccatacagcccaaagggatgacgagctattgcgtgaatttgtcaaccgattccaaagggaatgaatggagctccctccggttccggaggaatgggctgcacaagctttcaccaaatgactcaatcctcggagctcgacggcctcattcaaactaaaggaaaacttgctggcATACGAGGTTGTGacctgggcagatgtccataatcGATACGAGTCAAAGATCCGGGTAGAgaatgaccaactcgagcttccccggggccagtaaatatgaacaaaagctcgGAAAGATTGCGAAAGAATTATGAACCGGAGaccagaccatcgagggaaaggtatcagcCATACTCTCATTGg includes these proteins:
- the LOC132609706 gene encoding uncharacterized protein LOC132609706 isoform X1; protein product: MAEVARQGKRKLEEEISVKNNVETEEYDSDDDMYAGNQRMYVIPIMFPAQGAKVGGFDITLDVELGVSIGAPIIPHRGGEEHDPRFIEISCLAIDAYNLQNNKRFEFVENVTVNTSLAAGYWCYNTFRARDSDSPNAVKTFQALGYWGISGKRILSFCRLKKTSSDEGDECPPDSNVDVKATQ
- the LOC132609706 gene encoding uncharacterized protein LOC132609706 isoform X2, with product MAEVARQGKRKLEEEISVKNNVETEEYDSDDDMYAGNQRMYVIPIMFPAQGAKGFDITLDVELGVSIGAPIIPHRGGEEHDPRFIEISCLAIDAYNLQNNKRFEFVENVTVNTSLAAGYWCYNTFRARDSDSPNAVKTFQALGYWGISGKRILSFCRLKKTSSDEGDECPPDSNVDVKATQ